In Plasmodium vinckei vinckei genome assembly, chromosome: PVVCY_13, a single genomic region encodes these proteins:
- a CDS encoding LCCL domain-containing protein, which yields MELFRFAIITLVFLIHKCYCENYDKENLKKLTEYRQQHRKTVDGRLCAAAFVQDDNTYTDCTKSTDPNGLTGREWCYVEVQLIGKGNRDWDYCKGVINYDIVRSKARTFFQAKSNELNNAVNQLDMEYKKLGGIYEKYEENCGATSELIKKRIEEINDIAKASSRNINKLLLQASSINDMETKLYELDDEVETNRKAFLNNKKNCSILKGYAIEDKADGLTGSYYDNAYFSGYPLSINNDKYINFIWNSGVPIEMIPYQHFSVRWDGYIKVPQTDNYIISIEHDCGVRIFLDNSPIIVSNMPNPKEEESEETKPIYILPINKINSNVQKISSEKLGLVGGKKYKFRIEYFHLSTIKHENPDTAHIILYWKSDKLIDEEIIPSHFFFKSNTTIPLRIKELGGDDYEIFYLENGVDAFINSSNYIISDIPTIYEKSKAIRSLDNFNKNFIKFKINAYSKVYIAINKDESNNVPINEITKKSFTNTKEVMSIYHIQGDRIMNAIGKNANTSEQKTYNIYSSEYYEGEVIIKLSIPTHFIIFIVQNEFRSDNSCIGNEEPISLVNSPYFNSCYASSYESEKYDCQSGFSGNNKNEEYSTWKTAVNKSLGQYVTINFNYDIDIHSFTFKTLSSLENNITELSLYFANNTNPEIFSISPGHHKYKLNFPIKAKSVKVVISKVKDSKQQTGGNITFYGIPCGGYKNKEKNIDIKQNEYEINIYFRSKNISVASKPLTWMADNGLIKQTHGYFNYGWEKVPTPIELEQLNKQNSSHGGISFYPLECKKENSLTTSDNNNCDTSNTWSIDLLHEGTYYVTIEIGSPSGKQNLNYIKVNGEVFINNMFLKPKQYTKVSANVDIKKDKTLQVSTNTNTVIQSIQIIYLHN from the exons ATGGAATTATTTCGATTTGCAATTATTACGCTAGTATTTTTGATACATAAATGCTACTGTGAGAATtatgataaagaaaatttaaaa aaaCTGACGGAGTATAGGCAACAACACCGTAAAACGGTGGATGGCAGACTATGTGCCGCTGCATTTGTACAAGATGACAACACATATACTGATTGTACAAAATCAACAGACCCTAATGGATTGACAGGAAGAGAATGGTGCTATGTAGAAGTTCAATTAATAGGAAAGGGTAATAGGGATTGGGATTATTGCAAAGgtgtaataaattatgatattGTTAGGTCAAAAGCCCGAACCTTTTTTCAAGCTAAATCAAATGAGCTAAATAATGCTGTAAACCAATTAGATatggaatataaaaaattaggaggtatatatgaaaaatatgaagaaaattGTGGGGCTACTTCTgaattaataaagaaaagaatAGAAGAAATTAATGATATAGCTAAAGCGTCAAGTAGAAACATCAATAAGCTATTATTACAAGCATCATCTATCAATGATATggaaacaaaattatatgaattagATGATGAAGTTGAAACAAATAGAAAagcatttttaaataataaaaaaaattgttctATATTAAAAGGATATGCAATTGAAGATAAGGCAGATGGTTTAACAGGGAGCTATTATGACAATGCGTATTTTTCAGGATACCCATTatcaataaataatgataaatatataaattttatatggaATAGTGGGGTACCTATTGAAATGATACCTTATCAGCATTTTTCTGTTCGATGGGatggatatataaaagtaCCTCAAAcagataattatattataagtaTTGAACATGATTGTGGGGttagaatatttttagaCAATTCTCCTATAATTGTCAGTAATATGCCAAATCCTAAAGAAGAAGAATCTGAAGAAACAAAaccaatatatattttaccaattaataaaataaattcaaaTGTTCAAAAAATTAGCTCAGAAAAATTAGGATTAGTTGGaggtaaaaaatataaatttagaatagaatattttcatttaagtACTATAAAACACGAAAATCCAGATACTGCTcacataatattatattggAAATCAGATAAGTTAATTGATGAAGAAATTATTCCATcccattttttctttaaaagtAATACAACTATACCCCTTAGAATTAAAGAATTAGGTGGTGACGATTacgaaatattttatctcGAAAATGGGGTAGATGCATTTATCAATTCTTcgaattatattatatccGATATACCTactatatatgaaaaatcgAAAGCTATACGTAGTTTggacaattttaataaaaattttattaaatttaaaatcaaTGCATACAGTAAAGTTTATATAgctataaataaagatgaaAGTAATAATGTTccaataaatgaaataacaaaaaagagTTTCACAAATACTAAGGAAGTGATGTCCATATATCATATACAGGGAGATAGAATAATGAATGCAATTGGCAAAAACGCAAATACATCGGAACAAAAGAcgtataatatttattcttCTGAATATTATGAAGGAGAAGTAATAATCAAATTAAGCATACCaacacattttattatatttatcgtACAAAATGAATTTCGATCAGACAACAGCTGTATAGGAAACGAAGAACCTATTTCTTTAGTAAATTCtccatattttaattcCTGTTATGCATCTTCTTATGAATctgaaaaatatgattgTCAATCAGGATTTAgtggaaataataaaaatgaagaatatTCAACATGGAAAACTGCTGTTAATAAGTCGCTAGGTCAATATGTaactataaattttaattatgatatagatatacattcatttacttttaaaacattatcttctttagaaaataatattacagAGTTATCATTATACTTTgcaaataatacaaatcctgaaatattttctatatcaCCAGGACaccataaatataaacttaATTTTCCTATAAAAGCCAAATCTGTAAAAGTTGTTATATCTAAAGTAAAAGATTCAAAACAACAAACTGGTGGAAACATTACTTTCTATGGTATACCATGTGGgggttataaaaataaggaaaagaatattgatataaaacaaaatgaatatgaaattaatatatattttagaagtaaaaatattagtgTGGCATCGAAGCCGCTAACTTGGATGGCAGATAATGGATTGATAAAACAAACCCATGGTTATTTTAATTACGGTTGGGAAAAGGTACCTACACCTATAGAATTAGAACAATtgaataaacaaaattcaTCTCATGGTGGTATATCATTTTATCCATTAGAAtgtaaaaaagaaaatagcTTAACTACTAgcgataataataattgtgATACTTCCAATACATGGTCTATTGATTTATTACATGAAGGTACTTATTATGTCACAATCGAAATTGGTTCTCCATCaggaaaacaaaatttaaattatattaaagtTAATGGTGaagtttttataaataatatgtttttaaaacCAAAGCAATATACAAAGGTTAGTGCAAAtgttgatataaaaaaagataaaactTTACAAGTTTCTACAAATACAAACACGGTTATACAATctatacaaattatatatctccacaattaa